TAAAGAAGTTCAGTATGCAAGACTTGTAAAGATTCTTGATGTCTTAAAGAAGTACAGTCTTACAAATCTTTCACTTATTACTGAAAAGTAGATAATAAAGAATTATAGAGAATTATAAAGATCAACTAAGTTCTGGGCCGTTTGACGACGATGAAATTTTTCAACAAAGTTACGGCCCATTTCAACCATCTCAAAAGCAAGATCATGATTAGTTAACACATTGCTAATCTGCTCACTTAACTCTTGTTTGTTATTTGGATCAACATAAATCGTATTTGGGCCACCAGCTTCTGGAAAGACAGATCCTTTAGACGTAATAACTGGTGTCTTTGAAAATAATGCTTCAATAATTGGAATTCCAAATCCTTCAAAGAAAGATGGAAAACAAAAAAGATCACTACGTTGATAGAAGGCAGGAAGATCATCATTGGTCACATTTGAAAGGATAATAACTCTATCTTCAAGTCCCTTTGAATGAATATAGCTTTCAACCTGCTTCTTATACTTACCGCCATTTCCAACAATAACGAGTTTGTGATTAATTGATTTCTTAAGATCAGCGTAGGCCTTAACCAACGTCATGGTATTTTTATTTGGCTCAATTGCACCAACATAGAGAATGAATTTATCGTGGATTCCGTAACGCTCCACTGTTGCCACTTGTTTTTCAACAGGTATTGGCGAATAAAAACGTGGATTACAAGTTTGGTAAACGACACGAATTTTTTCGGCCGGACAACCGAGATAATTAATTAAGTCCGTTTTAGTTTGTTCACAGATTGCAATTACCACATCTGCAACTTCTGTAGCATACTTAATTTTTTTTAAATAAACCTGGCGATCAAGCCATTTAAAGTTTTGAGGAAAACGTAAGAATAATAGATCATGTATTGTTACTACTGTCTTGATTCCTGTTTTCTCTATACCTTGAGGGAGTTCGTGACTTAAGCCGTGAAAGATATCTAATTCTAAATCCTTGGCCTCTTGGGCAACTTTAAATGAACGCCATGAAGCTGGAAACTTACGTGAAACAAAATCTTTAGGCCTAACAACATTAAGGTTATTGTATTGATCGAGCCAATGAATGGCCCTATCGTCATTAAAGTCTGGCGTAAATAAGTAATATGAATGTTCTGTGTGATAGCGACTTAAACTTGCAATTAAATCTCTAGAATAATTCCCTAGTCCACGAAAGTTATGAAATGCTCTTTTAGCATCGAATCCAATTTTCATCTTTACAGTATAAGGCCCGGCTTAAGGGAAGACAAGCTATTTGCCTATCCCTCACTTGGTACTTTAATAACCTGACCAGCATATAAAGCACTTCCTCTAATACTATTAACTTTCTTGATCTTTCTTATAGAAGTTTTAAATTTACGAGCAATTGCAGTTAGATTGTCACCGCGTCTAACACGATACTTTTTAAGAGCAACTCTTTTTGCATTATTAGAAGCGATCTTAAGCTTTTGACCAATAAAGATCTTACTTGAACGAAGGCCATTTAGTGACTTAATACTTCTAACTGAAACACCGTAGCGTCTAGCGATCTCAATTAAGTTATCACCTCTTCTTACACGGTGAGTAACCATTTCACCACGAGTTGAATACTTAAGCCTTTGTCCAACAAGAATCTTAGACCCTCTAATTCCATTGATTCTCTTTAAATCAGAAACTCTAACTCCTAGACGGCTTGCAATCGTACTTAGGTTATCACCTCTTCTTACTCGGTAAACACCAGCTGTTTTAGATGAGCTTGATGCTGATCCCTTTAAATACTTACGAGTCTCATATTCAGCAAGTGACTTATAGTCTGTGAAGTTACTTGAAGGTAAGAAGATATCTTGAGCACGTCTACGATTTACTTTAATCCACTTTCTCTTAAGATCAGGATTTAATACTTTTAATGTTTTGGCAGAAATCCCGCGAGCTTTTGCAAATTTATAAAGGTTAAATGAACTCGATACACGATGGGCCTTTACTTTTTCAAACGGACTATCTTTCGACTCAGTAATCTTGATTCCGTATTTTTCAGGATTATTATAAATTTCTCTTACGGCCGCAACTTTTGGAACATAATAAATTGTTTCAGTTGGAATTAACTTTCTTGAAACTAATTTCATATAATCACGAGTCTTTCCCTTTCTGATAGAGCGAATAATCCCGTACTCACCTTTATTATAAGCAACTAAGGCAAGTTCCCATGAACCAAAAATATTATAAAGGTCTTTAAAGTATTGGGCAGCAGCTTCTGTTGATTTAATGATATGAGTTCTTTCATCAACATAGCTATCAACTCTTAGCTTATATCTTTTACCAGTGGCCTTAATAAATTGCCAAGGTCCCACAGCAGCTGCTTTTGATTTGATAAAAGTATTATAA
This sequence is a window from Halobacteriovorax vibrionivorans. Protein-coding genes within it:
- a CDS encoding glycosyltransferase family 4 protein → MKIGFDAKRAFHNFRGLGNYSRDLIASLSRYHTEHSYYLFTPDFNDDRAIHWLDQYNNLNVVRPKDFVSRKFPASWRSFKVAQEAKDLELDIFHGLSHELPQGIEKTGIKTVVTIHDLLFLRFPQNFKWLDRQVYLKKIKYATEVADVVIAICEQTKTDLINYLGCPAEKIRVVYQTCNPRFYSPIPVEKQVATVERYGIHDKFILYVGAIEPNKNTMTLVKAYADLKKSINHKLVIVGNGGKYKKQVESYIHSKGLEDRVIILSNVTNDDLPAFYQRSDLFCFPSFFEGFGIPIIEALFSKTPVITSKGSVFPEAGGPNTIYVDPNNKQELSEQISNVLTNHDLAFEMVEMGRNFVEKFHRRQTAQNLVDLYNSL
- a CDS encoding lytic transglycosylase; this encodes MKKINILLPLIILVSCANVKPKYTKGIDHEKVEQPSVVYKEVVKYKEKELESLKSYTINNMDRLELHYHKKHFDFWVKYFTEKQRDLFIRYVNNGAKYRNVIEKIMRSHGLPEDLFFVGLIESGYNTFIKSKAAAVGPWQFIKATGKRYKLRVDSYVDERTHIIKSTEAAAQYFKDLYNIFGSWELALVAYNKGEYGIIRSIRKGKTRDYMKLVSRKLIPTETIYYVPKVAAVREIYNNPEKYGIKITESKDSPFEKVKAHRVSSSFNLYKFAKARGISAKTLKVLNPDLKRKWIKVNRRRAQDIFLPSSNFTDYKSLAEYETRKYLKGSASSSSKTAGVYRVRRGDNLSTIASRLGVRVSDLKRINGIRGSKILVGQRLKYSTRGEMVTHRVRRGDNLIEIARRYGVSVRSIKSLNGLRSSKIFIGQKLKIASNNAKRVALKKYRVRRGDNLTAIARKFKTSIRKIKKVNSIRGSALYAGQVIKVPSEG